A segment of the Corynebacterium liangguodongii genome:
GGCGCAGGCCGCCAAGGATTTGCACATCGACGACCCGACCGCGACCAATCCCAACGGCGGTACCGGCGAGTAGCCCCTAGGCGCTGAGGCGCTGCGCACCACCGACGTTGCGCAGCGCCCGCTCCTCCAATGGATGTGCCAATCCGGTTCCTTCGGTATGGGCTTCTTCTTTTGAAGGAGCGTCTCGGGCTTCTTTCCAATAGGTGCTGACACGCACAAATGCACGCTAAGGTCCTCCCCCAGCAGGGCTACGACGACACGAAGCGCGACGCGAGGCGCACGATCGCGGTGGAGACTGCCCCGGGGGCGTCGAAAGGCGGCATGTGCCCGCTCTCGGGGAGCACCTGCAGGTACGCCCCCGGCCACAACGACGCGAGCCGGGTCGACTGCGAGACGGGCGCGACGGCGTCGCGCTCGCCGACGAGGATGTAGCCCGGAAGCCCGGCGAGGACGTCGGCGGCACCGGCCTCGGAGTGCTCGATGAGGTCGTCGAAGAAGCCGGCGTAGGTGGCCAGGGGTGTCTTCTCGATCATCGCGGCGTGGAATTTGACGATGTCGTAGTCCACCGGGCGGAAGTAGAAGCCCAGCGCGAGCAGCGGCGCGAGGGCGTGCATGATCGCCACGCGCAGGCCCTCGCCGAAACCCGCACGCAACCCGGCCTCGAGCAGCTTTCCCACCGGACCGGCGAGGATCTGCGGCAGCCCTTGCATGGCGAAGGGATCGACAGCCGAGGAGATCTGCACGCTGCCGACGACGTCCAAGTCGCCGTGCCTGCGCATGAGCGAAAGCGAAACGGGCCCGCCGAGCGAGTGGCCGACGACGATGAGTGGACCATCGACGCCAAGGTGGACGAGCACCGCGTAGACATCATCGGCGGCAGCGTCGACGGTGCAGGCCTCCGGTTCCGCACGGGAGCTGTGCCCGTGGCCACGGTAATCAACAAGAACCTGGCGCACGGGCAGCAGAGCAAGCTCCTCGACCTGCATGTAGAAGGCCTCCGAGGAGATGTTGAAACCGTGGACGTAGACGATGGAGAGCCTCGCGTCGGCTGGCCCGCGCTCGTAGTAGCGCACGGAGACGTCCCCGCGGCGCACAACGCCGGTGCGGTCATAGCGCAGCCCGACGTGGGATGTGCCCTCGAAGAGGCGCTTTCGGGCGTCGTAAAGCGTGCGCACGGCGGCGAAGGGTTGGTACATGCGGTCAGTGTATATATGGGTGCATGGAGCTATCGCAGCGACTGAACCTAGAGGCACTCGTCGAGGAGAACGAGCAGAGCTTTGATGCGCGCCTCGCCGGGCTCATCTCGCGCATCACCGGCGACGAGGTCGATCCCGGCAAGACACTCGTTGAGCTGGGAATCTCCTCGCTCGACCGGATTGAGCTGGCGATCCGCGCCGAGGAGGAGTTCGGGGTGCGCGCCAGTGAGGAGCTCTACGCCGACAACCCGACGATTGCGGAGCTGGGCCGGCGACTCTCCCGGTGCGCGGACTAGCGGCGCACTCTACTTCTTGTCGGCGACGTAGAAGCGCTGCAGGTTGACGAACTCGTTGATGCCCAGCGGGCCGAGCTCGCGGCCGAAGCCGGAATTTTTCACTCCCCCAAACGGCAGCTCTGCACCGCGAGCCTGAGGGATGTTGACATGGATCATGCCGGTGACGATCTGGTTGGCCACTCGCTTCGCGCGCTCTTCATCGGCCGAGAACACCGCACCACCCAGACCATACTGGGAGTCATTAGCAAGCTTGATGGCCTCCTCCTCGCTGGCCACTGGGTAGATCTCGGCGACAGGGCCGAAGAACTCCTCGTAGTAGGACTCGGAGCCGACCGGGATGCCGGTGACCACTGCCGGAGAGTAATAGGCGCTGCCCTCCGCCAACACGCCGCCGGTGTGCAACGTTGCGCCTTCTTCGACGGCCATCTTGACCTGCTTGTCAAGGGTCTCAGCGGCATCGCGAGAGGACAGCGGGTAGTACTCGCCCATCTGCGGGTTGGCAGGATCACCCGCGACGAAGGTTTCTGCAATACGGACCATCTCGGCGACGAAGTCCTCGAAGATGTCCTCCATGACAATAATGCGCTTATTGGACGTGCAGGCCTGGCCGACGTTGCTTAAACGCTTTTTCCACGCGGTCTTCGCGGACTCGGCAACGTCATCGGTGTCAAGAATAATGTAAGGGTCGGTGCCGCCGAGCTCGAGCAAAGTCTTCTTCAGGTTCTTGCCCGCGGTGGCGGCGACGGTGCGTCCCGCCGCCTCGGAGCCGGTCAGCGACACACCCTGGACTCGCGGGTCCTCAAGCATGGTGGTGATGTGCTCGTGGGAGGCGTAAAGGTTCGTAAACACACCGGTCGGGGCGCCAGCTTGCCCAATAATTTCCTCAATGCGCTGAGAGGAACGAGCACAGATGCCAGCGTGCTTGAGCAAGACGGTGTTGCCCGCCATCAGCGTCGGCGCCGCGAAGCGCGCCACCTGGTAATACGGGAAGTTCCACGGCATAACGCCGAGGATCACGCCGAGCGGGACCTTGCGCATGACGGCGGAGCCCCCCTGAGTATCTAGTGGTTCGTCCGCAAGTAGCTCCGCGCCATGGTCAGCGTAGTAGGTAAAGATTTCTACGACGTCGTCGATTTCTGCGCTGCCCTCGCGGACGGATTTACCCATCTCTTCCGCGATGATCTGTGCCAGCTCTTCGCGCTGGGCGTCGAAAAGCGATGCGACCTTGCGCAAAACCTCCGCACGCTGCTCGAGGGACGTCTCGCGCCAGGAGCTGAACGCCTCATCAGCCGCGGTGATCGCGCGCTCGAGATCGGCGTCGCTCATGACATCGAAGGTCTCTACGATCTCGTTGTTCTTCGGATTCTGAACTCGGTATGAACTAGCCATGTGCCCCAGGGTAGGTCGTTTAAGCAGCCTTTGTTGTGATTTCCGCCACAAAACCGGAGCGCTGCGCCAACTCCCCCAGGCACCGCCTAAAGCATGCTAGGTCCGCCGCAGGTGCGTAAACTAGCTCGCGGCAGCCGATCGTGCCGTCGGCATTGCGGCGCCAGCGGGTAAACCACGCGGTATCCCAGATGTCGAAAACCGAGTAGTCGTACGGGTCCTGAGGTAGTTCGAGCAGCAGCTTTTCGACATCCCCGCGCAGGTGCGCAGGCATGCGGTCAATCTCGATAACGGCAGACGCGGTGGTGCATAGTGCTGTAGTCACTGGGGATCCTCCCGAAAAGTAGGCGGCGCCGCGCACACGCGCATGCGCGGGCGGCGAGACGAGGTTCGTCTTCCCCAACGGCCTCTGATTTCTCTCGACCGATGTTGCGCCACAGCTATCCCACGAGCAACTCTCAACAAAAGCTTGATCCCCCTGTTTATTCAAGCTTCCGTTTAGGTTTAGCCGTCTCGGCTAGAGCGCCCGCACCGCCACCACTCCCGCGAGGATGAAGGCGAGGCCGAGGGCCCGGCGGGCGTCAATACGCGTGCGCAGCGCGCCGAACCACCCCATCGACTCCATGAGCTGGCCGCCGATGATCGTGCCTGCGTTGATCGCGATGACGGTCGTAGCCGTGCCCAACAAAGGTGCGAGCGTGGCCCCGCCGATGACGAATGTCGCGCCGACAACGCCGCCGAGCCACATCCACCACGGGCCGGGCTTCGGGCGCCTGGCAAGTTGGCGCGGCGAGGTTGCCAGCGCGGCGACGAACAGGATCAATGCGCCCACCGCGAGGTTGATCTCGGCAGCGTGCAGCGATGAGCCGGCCGGGCCGCCCAGGTAGCCGTTGACTGTGGTTTGCATCGCCGAGGCAGCCCCGATGGAAACCCCGAGGGCCCGCCACCACCAGAGCCCCAAGCCGCGCTGGGCGGACTCCGCGCGCGGCGGGCGCACCACCGCGATGATTCCTGCGAGCACCATGGCCGCGCCGAGGACCCGTCCGGCCCCGACCTCCATCTCGGGTGCGCGAAAGAGGCCGAACCGGTCGATGGCAAGACCCATCGCCACCTGGCCGAGAATCGGCAGCACCACCGTCTGCACCGCCCCGATGCGGGGGAAGAGCACGATGTTGCCGATGACGAAGCTCACACCGAAAGCGCCGCCGAGCCACACCCACCACGGGGAGCGCGCCACGGCTTCGACATCGGGCATCGGGATGCGCGTGATAGCCGAGGTCGCCACAACCGCCACCGCGAGCGCGACGCTGAAAGAAATTAACGCGGAGACCACCGGATATCCGCCCACGTGAAGGCGCAGGCGGGAGTTCGCGGCGGTCTGAATCGGGACGATGGAACCGATGGCGAGAGCGATCAGGACGAGGAGCACGGGGTTAAAGGATACGTGCCACGACACCGTGACACCCATGGGAACACAATGTCGAATCGCTGTGAAGTCATGTCGCACGCCCGCGCTAGTGTCACAGCACTTGTCCAACACGAGCGGGGACCAGGGTAAAACGCCCACGCCCCCAAAAGAAGGAGTGAGAATGTCTACTCTCTACCAAACCCCAGCCCCGGGCGGTTTTGAGCCCAAAGAGCCGGCGTCACCCGCCGCCGACGCACACCCCGGCAACAACGTCCTCGGCGTCATCGCGCTCGTCTGCGCGATCGCCGGGCTCATCCTCTCCTGCATCCCCGGAATACTGCTGTTGGGATGGATCCTGCTGCCCATCGGCTTCATCCTCGGCATCATCGCGTTGTTCCTGCCCGCGAAGAAGGCCACGGCGATCGCGGCCATCATCACATCCATCGTGGGTGCGCTCGTGGCGGCGTCGGTGTTCGTTTTCGTGATCGGCAATGCGTTTGAGGACGCCTTCGATGAAGACGTCACCGTCTCCCAGGGCGAATCTTCTTC
Coding sequences within it:
- a CDS encoding alpha/beta fold hydrolase, producing MYQPFAAVRTLYDARKRLFEGTSHVGLRYDRTGVVRRGDVSVRYYERGPADARLSIVYVHGFNISSEAFYMQVEELALLPVRQVLVDYRGHGHSSRAEPEACTVDAAADDVYAVLVHLGVDGPLIVVGHSLGGPVSLSLMRRHGDLDVVGSVQISSAVDPFAMQGLPQILAGPVGKLLEAGLRAGFGEGLRVAIMHALAPLLALGFYFRPVDYDIVKFHAAMIEKTPLATYAGFFDDLIEHSEAGAADVLAGLPGYILVGERDAVAPVSQSTRLASLWPGAYLQVLPESGHMPPFDAPGAVSTAIVRLASRFVSS
- a CDS encoding NAD-dependent succinate-semialdehyde dehydrogenase translates to MASSYRVQNPKNNEIVETFDVMSDADLERAITAADEAFSSWRETSLEQRAEVLRKVASLFDAQREELAQIIAEEMGKSVREGSAEIDDVVEIFTYYADHGAELLADEPLDTQGGSAVMRKVPLGVILGVMPWNFPYYQVARFAAPTLMAGNTVLLKHAGICARSSQRIEEIIGQAGAPTGVFTNLYASHEHITTMLEDPRVQGVSLTGSEAAGRTVAATAGKNLKKTLLELGGTDPYIILDTDDVAESAKTAWKKRLSNVGQACTSNKRIIVMEDIFEDFVAEMVRIAETFVAGDPANPQMGEYYPLSSRDAAETLDKQVKMAVEEGATLHTGGVLAEGSAYYSPAVVTGIPVGSESYYEEFFGPVAEIYPVASEEEAIKLANDSQYGLGGAVFSADEERAKRVANQIVTGMIHVNIPQARGAELPFGGVKNSGFGRELGPLGINEFVNLQRFYVADKK
- a CDS encoding DMT family transporter; protein product: MLLVLIALAIGSIVPIQTAANSRLRLHVGGYPVVSALISFSVALAVAVVATSAITRIPMPDVEAVARSPWWVWLGGAFGVSFVIGNIVLFPRIGAVQTVVLPILGQVAMGLAIDRFGLFRAPEMEVGAGRVLGAAMVLAGIIAVVRPPRAESAQRGLGLWWWRALGVSIGAASAMQTTVNGYLGGPAGSSLHAAEINLAVGALILFVAALATSPRQLARRPKPGPWWMWLGGVVGATFVIGGATLAPLLGTATTVIAINAGTIIGGQLMESMGWFGALRTRIDARRALGLAFILAGVVAVRAL
- a CDS encoding acyl carrier protein, with protein sequence MELSQRLNLEALVEENEQSFDARLAGLISRITGDEVDPGKTLVELGISSLDRIELAIRAEEEFGVRASEELYADNPTIAELGRRLSRCAD